DNA from Micrococcales bacterium:
CGCTGCTACACTGTTTCACCGCGCGCCATTAGCTCAATTGGCAGAGCAGCTGGCTCTTAACCAGCGGGTTCGGGGTTCGAGTCCCTGATGGCGCACTTCGAGGAGAGCCGAGCGCCAACGAGCCAGCTCGGTTGGTCGAGGCCGACGAAGAAGTTGACGAGGCCTGTAGGGCCGAGGAGCACCACCCGGAGCCCTAATCCCAGTAGTCCTCAGGGTTGGCAGAAAGAGCAAGTGGGGCTGAAGCTTGCGGCACTGGCACGGCGCGAGGCGCCGTCAAGTGGGGCGAAGACCGGCTGTAAGTTGAGGCGATATGGCCGGCCGTCTGCAAGGCCGGGATGACCATGTCGACCATCAGTCGCAGGTCGATCGGTAGCGAAGTTGGCCTGACAGTGAAACCGTCGCAGGCTTCGTCCTGCACCCAATCGACGCAGAACTCGGCCAAGTCGTCGGGGTGGCCCACAAAGCGGGCCTGACCGTCACCCAGCTCGACCCCAGTCATCTCTTCGGCCAGGTCTTTGCGGGCCTCGGCTAGACCAGATTCGGTCGAGAGGGTGATCGACAGGTCCACCAAGGTTTTAAGGTCATCGGGGTTGCGTCCGGCATCGGCCGCGAGGGCGCGCAGGTCACGGCGCTGCTTGGCCGCGTCGGCCTTGTTGACCACTTGGGTACGGACCACGCTGGCCTGCCTAGCAGCCAGGCCGATGGCGTAGTCGTCGTTGGCCCGCATGACCAGTGTTGGTGGGGCCGAAAAGGCGGCCGAGCCAGCGGCCTCACCCAGTCGCTGCTGGCGCAAGGCCCTGGCCGAGGCGGCGGTGGCGGTTAGGGCCGGCGAGTCAGACCAAGTGTCTTCGACGGTGGCCGCTAGCACCTCAGTTGACTGTTGGCCGGCCGCAGGTGTTAGTTCCGGCAGAACCAATTCCCAGGCATGGCGGCCCTCGCTGGCCACCTCC
Protein-coding regions in this window:
- a CDS encoding LLM class flavin-dependent oxidoreductase; this encodes MFDAANTTVLSHRQPAKELRPASAPSSGPTANQPKRITIGTELSPAVSRYPSRIEDQDDERRAEAINLGGLARLARTAQRGLVDFVALDDTAMGNPPYSARRRGALDAVRLATRLAKATEGIQLLPAVNASRAEASSLVPALVELEVASEGRHAWELVLPELTPAAGQQSTEVLAATVEDTWSDSPALTATAASARALRQQRLGEAAGSAAFSAPPTLVMRANDDYAIGLAARQASVVRTQVVNKADAAKQRRDLRALAADAGRNPDDLKTLVDLSITLSTESGLAEARKDLAEEMTGVELGDGQARFVGHPDDLAEFCVDWVQDEACDGFTVRPTSLPIDLRLMVDMVIPALQTAGHIASTYSRSSPHLTAPRAVPVPQASAPLALSANPEDYWD